TAGTCAGAGTCACAGTTTGAAGGCTGAGGTGGATAAACTTAATCACAGAATTATGGACCTGGAAAAATTGGAGGGCGCGTTTAGCAAGAGTAAACAGGAGTGCAGCTCGCTAAAAACTAACCTCGAGCAGGAAAAGACAGTGTCAAAGGCTCTTTCCAGTGAGCTGGATGCCTTGAAAGCTCAAGTTCAAGAACTCGAGTCTGCTGAGGGTCAGCTTGCAAAAACAGAGTTGACACTGAAAGAAGACCTCACTAAGTTAAAAACATTGACGGTCATGCTGGTGGATGAGAGGAGGGCCATGGCAGAAAAACTCAAGCAGATggaaaacaaagtacaaaacagcaCCGGCAAACTTCAAGCAGAACAGGATAAAGTTACATCAGTCACGGAAAAGCTCATTGAGGAGAGCAAGAAAGCCTTGAGGTCAAAGTCCGAGCTGGAAGAAAAGATGTATGGCGCCAAGAAGGAGAGGGACGACTTGAAGGCCCAACTGAAAGCTGAGGAGCAGAAAAGCGACGATTTAGACTCAAAGATCAATGTTATGAAAAAAAGGTTGCAGTCGCTAGAAAACATCGAAAGAGATTACCTGAGAAGCAAGGTCAAAGAAGAGCTTGTTAAAACACCCAAAGTAAACTGCTTCCACCAGGAGGACAACAAAGTCAAAGACTTGACCCAGGAGGTTGAGCGTCTTCGATGCAAACTGAAAGATATGAGGGTTGCAGAAGGAGACCTGTTAAAAACAGATGAGCTCGAATCGTTGGAAAATAAATTAACTAATGAGCAAGAAAAAACGAAGGCTTTGGAGGAGGAGCTGGAAATATCCAGAAATGAGCTTTCCAAGTACCAACTAGCTGAACAAAACGAGTCCAACCATGAGGATATTTTGTACAGACGTCTCAAGGATGAGGAGGCGAGGTCAAGTCATTTGGCACAAGAGGTTTCAGCCCTCAAAGAGAAGATCCACGAATACATGGGACAAGAGGAATCTATATGCCGCATGAAAACAGACCATGCCACCCTGCGAAGAAAGTTGACCCAACAGGAAGTCCGAAACAAAGAATTAGCCAGGGAGATGGATACCTTAACACGAGAGCTTGAAAGATATCGAAGATTTAGCAAAAGTCTACGCCCTGGCATGAACGGAAGGCGTTTTTCCGATTTGCATGTTGCCACCAAAGAGGTACAGACTGAACCTCTGGATATCACTTCCCCCAACTGCAAGTCCACAGTGCTACTAGACGGTCCCTTGCTGAACGGTAAGCTGCGTGACGAGAGCGGACATGAGGACAACGTGATCTACAATAATAAGGAAGAGAAAAATGTCCCCTCCCTAAAGAACAATGTCAATAACCTCAACAACACCATGAGAAGAATGCCGTTTTTCAAATCAAGCGAGGCCCCTCACCTCCTGAACGGAAAACCGTCACCACGGCTGCATGGTAACCATGCCCAGACAGGGGACGTGGTGTTGACCCACAGTCCTGGTCAGCCACTTCACATAAAAGTGACTCCCGAGCCTGGAAACAACATGGCAACACTGGAGATAGCCAACACCGCCGCAGAGAACACAACCTCTTTCACCAGCACGGCTGTCATACCCACAAAAGGCGGCCCACCCAAAAAGAGAATCACCATAATCCAGAACGCAGCCATTTCCCCAACTGCTAAATGTAAAAGTTCCCCGATTTCCGACGAGACTCGCTCACCTGATGGGATGCTATCTCCTCTCACAATGGCAACATACTCCAGAGCGCTCACTCCTGACTCCAGCGGCTCTTTGACCCCAGACAGAGCCCTGTCCCCAATCCAAATAGTTTCTGTCACGACAGGCACCCCTGACCGCAACTACTCGGCGAAACCGGTCGAGGTCGTCGGAGGGCACTCCGTATTCCGCGTGACTCCCGAGCGACAGAACGGTTGGCAGGTGCAGAGGTCCAACAGCTCTGGGACGAATATCATCACCACGGAGGACAATAAAATC
Above is a genomic segment from Nerophis ophidion isolate RoL-2023_Sa linkage group LG27, RoL_Noph_v1.0, whole genome shotgun sequence containing:
- the filip1l gene encoding filamin A-interacting protein 1-like produces the protein MRSRSSSLEDISNVKLAKEQADTQSENSEREEPSGRAERRGRHREPPDDTGTIQRNHKATKNVRGGADKVGRREKGRDLSRDDMVFLLSLLEGELQARDEVITVLKADKVDVALLEAKYGFVVPQKVLQALQRDAIQDKADGLQEDIYEQPMVELDKLVEKQRETYRRMLEQLLMVEQAHKQALYKMADEKRNHGDFMKKSDEFTNLLEQERERLKLLIDQEKAYQERKDQENTKKVTGLKEELTKVKSFALIVVDEQQRLTEQLNKQTAKVQQLSTSSSQTQEELSLATHHLQEEQQKVCRLEAELRDCISRHHQEQEAMTAKLTSEDAQNRQLRQKLSTLSRQLDELEETNKTLRRAEEELQELRDKISQGGGGNATLMSELEELRKRVLEMEGKDEELIRMEDHCRDLNKKLEKETSQSHSLKAEVDKLNHRIMDLEKLEGAFSKSKQECSSLKTNLEQEKTVSKALSSELDALKAQVQELESAEGQLAKTELTLKEDLTKLKTLTVMLVDERRAMAEKLKQMENKVQNSTGKLQAEQDKVTSVTEKLIEESKKALRSKSELEEKMYGAKKERDDLKAQLKAEEQKSDDLDSKINVMKKRLQSLENIERDYLRSKVKEELVKTPKVNCFHQEDNKVKDLTQEVERLRCKLKDMRVAEGDLLKTDELESLENKLTNEQEKTKALEEELEISRNELSKYQLAEQNESNHEDILYRRLKDEEARSSHLAQEVSALKEKIHEYMGQEESICRMKTDHATLRRKLTQQEVRNKELAREMDTLTRELERYRRFSKSLRPGMNGRRFSDLHVATKEVQTEPLDITSPNCKSTVLLDGPLLNGKLRDESGHEDNVIYNNKEEKNVPSLKNNVNNLNNTMRRMPFFKSSEAPHLLNGKPSPRLHGNHAQTGDVVLTHSPGQPLHIKVTPEPGNNMATLEIANTAAENTTSFTSTAVIPTKGGPPKKRITIIQNAAISPTAKCKSSPISDETRSPDGMLSPLTMATYSRALTPDSSGSLTPDRALSPIQIVSVTTGTPDRNYSAKPVEVVGGHSVFRVTPERQNGWQVQRSNSSGTNIITTEDNKIHIHLGSPFMQSVSAPALPEPRLAKGSTVTAKGSSKVTSSIMIKPTSTQTHRPSQITIPLETFRRPGPTRIPKPKGFTSLKGTGTNWAPQNRNGPPHGPISAVKDQAGHSNNNPNLSNRRL